gatttttaatgaccacagagagtcaggacctagGCTTAACAGCTCATCTGAAAGACGTATTGTATTTCCAAATGCAATCCTCTGTTATCCAACTTGACTTTGAATATTGTACTGATGTCATCCCTTAACTTCCTTATACCATTTTTCTTGCCACATCTCTTTTACCACCCCTTTAAGTATTCCTTTAATTTCTGATTCACTCAGCGGGACATTAACCTCTATTCTTGAGTGTTTCAGGGCCTGCTTAGTCATTCCATCCACCTCCTCGTTGCCCGCTACACCAACATGCACCGGTACCCACAAGAAGGTATTATCTGCTATTTGGCGTATCCCGTATAGACAAATAAACTATCTTGCCTCAACGAGGACTTCCCACTTATTAAACTAGTTAGCACTGAATGAGTCTGAGCATATGACAGCATTTTGAAGGAATTTTCATCAATCCATTGTAGAGCCAAATTAATATTTGATCTGTTGCATAGAATAATAAATTATCATATGTCCTTTTTGCAATTCTGTGCTTAAAATTTGGAATGTACACTGCAGCTGCTGTACTCCCATTATCAGGATCTTTTGAACCATCCATGTATCTGCATAACAGAATAATATTTCTGATCCAAATACTATTGAACTACTGTATTTTTTGGAACATTCCTACGTTTATTATTGATACTGTCTTTCAGCTGGAGGTCTACTAACGGCATTCAAAATAGCCAAGGGGGTATTACAGGTATAGCCACAGTTGggctccttctccttcttcgaATTGAGGGAATATTATAACGTCATGGTATATTACCTACACCTTTAGGTCcatattattaaaacaaaatccccAACACAAGATACATTTCTGAAATCACCCATGTGTAAACtacatttaaaggaaaaatcatATTCTGAAGAAACGTAGCTTACCTATTGTCAAAACTGACtgccatttttaattacatattttttaaagtggGATACACATTTTCATTGGTTTAGGCCTTTATTTTAATCCTCTGTGACATgtttaaaacaatatattttttgcacAATTATTCATGGAATCAATAAATCTCATTTCACTAACAAGTCTTGAAAAAAATCTTCTTTTATAGTTAAATAGTTTCTCGCAAAGCCGGAgtgcgcatgcgtgcatgaggcAGGTGCGTGAGAGCTCAGCGAATGCACGCTTTTCGATTGTTGATGACTATGActttgtttactatggacacgtgcatttgttttgattatgttctgtctccgcccccgtttagtcattggttgttgtccGAAGGTGTGTCTACATGGGTTTCAGCTGTCCATATTTACCCATGATTACGTTTCTGATATAAACCCCTCGTTCCCTGTGCACTTTGTGCTGTATTGAGAATAGCTCTTTACCTAGCTCTCATTTCTCGTTTCTCATTGCCTCGattcatggttcatgtttatgaccttgtttctcgtttcctcaTTTTGAATCCCGCCTAGCCCAGttaatgcctgtttgccaatcgcccgacccattgcctgtttttgactacatctctgtatcatgatttggatttgtctgcctgcctccttaATAAAACgtctttatctgcatttgcatccgtcctaatctCAATTACGTGAGTAACATTACAAGAACACTAAGTAAAAATCTCTTCATACTCAGTAGTTGGCCTGAGCAATGTTCTTGTTTTCACTGTCGACCTTTTTCAACTAATTATTAAGATGCTTCATGAAGAAACATATAATGCATATAAAATCTATCAATGATCGATCACATACTTGTGGGTTTCAGGCATCCATGATATCCTTTTGCCTCGCTCCACTATCttgaaaatgattcaattcTAAACGTCTGTAAATGATTTGGATTAACTTTATGTTTACTTTGTCACAGTAGTACATCTTATATGCataataaatatgtgtaatatattatgCATGATCATTTTAgaacgttaaaaaaaatctagccaaatcatgtcattttttttttacctcacagTTTTTGAGATAGGTAGACCTAAAAGTCTTAGGTAAAGGTAAAGGTAGAGGTAGACCAAAGTCTTCTGGAGGTTTGTACAGTCCACTTGAAGCTAAAGTCCCACCCATTTGGAGCTGGCTCTGATTATAATCAGAGCCAGCTCCAAATGGGTGGGACTTTAGCTTCAAGTGGACTGTACAAACCTCCAGAAGACTTTGGTTACTGTAGTGTCTGTCATGTAAATTAAGCTGTCGGGGTTTTTTCCCCATGGGCAATACGGCGGCTTGACGGAGTTAAACGGATCAActtgcagtttttaaattttaaatattaacacataCATATTGATTATGTAGAATCAACAAAAGgaagtgtgttttatttgttaaatgaattttttttaatccgttttaTAATATGCATTTTGTGTATCCCCCAGGATATGCTGGTAAGGGAAGACGAGGCAAGCTCCAGGGCATTCTACCCAGGATTTTTCAGTTTGTCATACATGCAGTCCAACTGTGCTAATGAGTAATGTCATTGTATACCCTATGCAGAGAAAATGCATGACACCTTCTATCACTATGGactgtaaatatatgtaaaatttagtttttatttcttgtaaCTTGTACGTATATTGTAGTAGATTTTGTTGTTAAAGAATAGTTCTCCTACAAACAAAATCATTGAGCAATAAAACATTGTTCGTTATAATGTTGTTTTACATTCACCTCACTGAGTGCAGTTATATCTCGCTTTAGGTTTGTTTTCATCTTTTGATACTGttgaattttaaaattaatatttaatattagacaACTATTATATCAACTTCAATCTTCAAATAGAATGGCACTGGACATGCATACAATAACGACAAAGCtataagaaattaaattaaactacaAGAACAATTGttaatatttagttttaaatgttgttttccACTAGTGTCGCTACTTcctgtaatcatttatcaccgCACACCTCAGAGAGATTGGGGACTTCCGCATACTTGCCATCACTTCTGTATTTTCCCCTAAATTCTTCTCATTTCTGAAACCCCGCCTACTTGCGGCATAAGTACCTCCCACTTGGCGGTAAGGACCTCCCACTTGGAGGTCTTCGGGCTGCTCCTGTTTAATGATGGCCACACCCCCTTATACGATGTCACATGAATTGAGtcgttttatttctttcaagcAGTTCCACTGTTACTGTCCCAATTTACCGgaatttacaataataataaataataaataattacacatcTTCTGACACTGCGGTCAGTAATCATGAATTATGAGCATTATTTAACAATTCTGTTATCATGTGttaagaaatgaaacacacCCATCATGCGGTAGAGTAAGTTGTGCGCATGCGCAGCGGAAATCGCAGAGAAAGAGGACAGGAGCAACGCGTCAACAGAAACGTCGCCGGTACAGCTTCTTCATAAACCATTATTTTGTTTAGAATGCGATCCTGATACCTTTTACCCTAAAGATGGCTTTCCTAGACAGTAAGTTGACTAAACTAATTTACAtgtgaggtttaaaaaaaagtctctgtGTTAGGTATGAGGTACGTTAGCTAGATAGCTAACTTGTTAGCCTGTGAAGGTGTGGAGAGAATCTGTTGCTCTTAATTTTAATCAATGAGATAAAAGTTAACAGTGGTTTGTACACTGGATgagatgttttctgtatttcagTATTCTATATCTACTATAGATCTCGTTTGTCACTTATATACCTGTCAGTAGGATGTATATAGATTAACTGTCACTGAAGGTGCATGTAGATTGCCATTCTTAACTCAGATTTTTTTCCTTGCCAGCTTTACTAGATTCTGAATTTAAAAGCATTTGCTAAGAAATATTTCTCCTTCGTTTCCTCAGTACATGTTATGTTGACATGAATAAGGGGGATTCTAGTGAATATGAATGAGATGGAGACGATGGACTCACCTGTTATCACATCTTTACATCAGagtgatgaaaatgaaatgcagtCTGAAAATGATCTAGACAGTATTACAGAGGTGGAAGATCTCGTCACTCTCCCAAGAATTGAAAGAGGCAAAGAGAGAAAGCTTCTAGACCTTCCCTCAGAAGACAATTTAAACCCAAAACATCTTCCTGTGGACATTCAAAAAGAAGACGCTGTTGTGTTTGATGCGTCAGAAACTGTTAACGCGTCAGAGGACAATGGCCATGAAGACTCTGGTGAATTTGTTGTAGCCATGTTAGCTCGAGGAACGCTGGAAGAGCAGGGTGTGTGCACAAAGAGAATTTCGTCCCCTCTCTCAGAAACTCCCCTAGAGGCTTCCTCTCACTGGGACGAGGATGTGACTGCAGAGAGCTGGAGACAGCACCGGAAGCATGTATTTGTTCTGAGCGAGGCCGGGAAGCCCATCTACTCCCGCTACGGCAGTGAGGAAGCCCTCTCCTCCACCATGGGGGTCATGATGGCTCTGGTGTCCTTCATTCAGAGCGGGGACAATGTCATTCGTTCTGTCTATTCAGGTATTGACTTTCTACACAGAGTGAAATTAATCAtagattaattattataaaaagaGAACTGGTATGTAAACAATATTTATAACTTATTGGGTAAATAATTGAATGGGCTAGCAAGATGATTTGCATGTACAGTAACACTGTTACTTAAGGTAGTCCTTTTCTACATCATTATCATTTGTAAATTAACAATAGGCCTTCCccagattctgaacaaagttgATCACATATTGAACACGGACTACTACATCAAATCACATCATATTGTATCATAGCAGATTACGTGGTATCATATGTCAAATCTTTGCCTTTGCATCATATTGTGTGGGACAGcaggtgattttattttaaatgttgctgttccataactgttcATTGCTGTTTTTAACCCTTCTATCCGACATTCTTGTGCTATAGATGAGCATACAGTGGTCTTCATGCAGCAGGGGCCTCTGGTGCTTGTCTCTGTCTCTAGCACCCATCAGTCCGAGCAGCAGCTACGCAATGAACTGCTTTATGTCTATAACCAGATTGTGAGCATGCTTACCCAAGCCAGCATCACTCGCATTTTTGAGCACAAGAAGAACTACGACTTGCGCCGCTTGCTGGCTGGCTCAGAGAAAATCCTAGATGGTTTACTAAACCTGGTTGACTTTGACCCTAGTTTCTTGCTTTCAGCCGTGCACTGTCTACCTATTGCCTCTTCATTCAGGGACTCTCTTAGCCAGATACTTCAGAAAGCCA
This window of the Ictalurus furcatus strain D&B chromosome 21, Billie_1.0, whole genome shotgun sequence genome carries:
- the mon1bb gene encoding vacuolar fusion protein MON1 homolog B, which produces MNEMETMDSPVITSLHQSDENEMQSENDLDSITEVEDLVTLPRIERGKERKLLDLPSEDNLNPKHLPVDIQKEDAVVFDASETVNASEDNGHEDSGEFVVAMLARGTLEEQGVCTKRISSPLSETPLEASSHWDEDVTAESWRQHRKHVFVLSEAGKPIYSRYGSEEALSSTMGVMMALVSFIQSGDNVIRSVYSDEHTVVFMQQGPLVLVSVSSTHQSEQQLRNELLYVYNQIVSMLTQASITRIFEHKKNYDLRRLLAGSEKILDGLLNLVDFDPSFLLSAVHCLPIASSFRDSLSQILQKAITPNLVFSILIAKNQLLTIAQERMVIEDAKLDPADLHLLLNLIGASSAFQAGEIWTPICLPSFNPDCYFYAYISYLDPPECTVCLLLLSTDNEAFYAVAECKRKIEEAMQAQNALTSIAKAQSYSVSQVGVSDLRHFMYKPFDVPDNHHQLTQFTSPEMEAPYDSEEEKMRLLDLYRDVHGRIHNTARPLKLIYHVAARETLLAWVTTKFELYTCFSPLVTKSYAINAITKLLRWVKKEEDRLFIRYPPKYSTTPNASKS